One Nocardioides dongkuii genomic window, GCTCCGGGTCGAGCGCGACCCCGACCGGCACGAGGTGCGGGCGACCGTCGGGGCGCAGCGTGGTCAGCGTGCAGAGGTGGCGCTCGGTCCAGAAGTCCAGGAGCGGAGCGGGCAGCGCGTCCCAGCCGGGCACGAAGGTGGTCACGTCCGCACCCTAGGCCGGGGTTCCTAGACCCAGCGCGAGAACCAGATCCGGTCCAGCCACTCGCCGTGCGTGAGCAGCCCGTTGGTGTAGATCGGCCAGAACCAGGCGAAGTTCAGCAGCACCACCACCACGAAGGAGCCGGCCGCGACCACCCCCGCCGTACGCCGGGGGCTGGCGGGGGGCGCGGTGCCGACCAGCTTGCCGAGCGCCAGGGTCAGCGCGATCACCACGAACGGCAGCGTCACGACGGCGTAGAACAGGAAGATCGGGCGGTCGTCGTACTGCAGCCACGGCAGCCAGGTCGACGCGGTGCCGACCACCGCGATCCCGAACCGCCAGTCGCGCGCACCGACCCAGGCGACCACGGCGTACAGCAGCGCCAGGATGCCGCCCCACCAGATCGCCGGGGTGCCGATCAGCAGTACCTGGCGCAGGCAGGTGCTGCCCTGCGGGGCGTCGCAGCCGCGGGTGCCGGGCTGGATGTCGGTGTCCGCCGCGACGCCGACCGGGCGGTTGAGCAGCAGCCACCCCGACGGCTTGGAGGCGTAGGTGTGCTCGCTGTCGCTGAGGAAGTGGGTGTGGAACATGAAGAGGTCGTGGTGGTAGCTGGCCAGCGAGCGCAGCGACTGCCAGACCTCGGCCGGGCCCGAGGCGTCGGGCTCGGTGGCGGTCGGCCACCGCTCGGTGCCCTCGGCGACCGCGACGTCGCCCTCCATCCGGTCGAAGCGGGTGTACTGGGTCGAGGAGAGGTGCTCCTCGTACTCGTCGGCGTGCACGAGCCACCCGGTCCAGGTCGCGACGTACACGCACAGGCCGACGACGACGAGGTAGCCGAAGGCGGGTACGCCGTCCACCAGCGCCGAGCGGAGCACCGGCGACCGGACGCCGAAGGAGCGGCGGGCGCCGGCGCTCCACAGCCAGACCAGGATCCCGAACGCGGCGAGCGCGTAGAGCGCGGTCCACTTGGTGCCGACCGCGAGCCCCCAGCAGACGCCGCTGGCCAGCAGCCACGGCCGCCAGAGCATGGCGCGGACCGGTCCCCACCCGGACCGCACCTGGCCGGTGACCTCCCGCGCCATCCGGGCGCGGAACCAGAACCGGTCGTTGACCAGGCAGGACACCGCGCAGAGGGTGAACAGCGCCAGGAAGATGTCGAGCAGGGCCAGCCGGGAGAGCACGAAGTGCAGCCCGTCGAGGCTCAGCAGCAGGCCGGCGGTGCACCCGAGCAGCGTCGACCCGGTGAGCCGGCGGACCAGCCGGCACATCACCAGGACCATCAGCGCGCCCGCGACCGCCGCGGAGAACCGCCACCCGAACGGGTTCATCCCGAACGCC contains:
- a CDS encoding dolichyl-phosphate-mannose--protein mannosyltransferase; protein product: MPAAAPVTAREPAEQVGLAGPTAWQRATGWGGSDDRLLGWAASIGIAVLALALRLWHLGSPREFEFDETYYAKDAWSLLHQGYVRGYVEDANEAILDGRTTGQWTDQPAMIVHPEVGKWLIALGEQAFGMNPFGWRFSAAVAGALMVLVMCRLVRRLTGSTLLGCTAGLLLSLDGLHFVLSRLALLDIFLALFTLCAVSCLVNDRFWFRARMAREVTGQVRSGWGPVRAMLWRPWLLASGVCWGLAVGTKWTALYALAAFGILVWLWSAGARRSFGVRSPVLRSALVDGVPAFGYLVVVGLCVYVATWTGWLVHADEYEEHLSSTQYTRFDRMEGDVAVAEGTERWPTATEPDASGPAEVWQSLRSLASYHHDLFMFHTHFLSDSEHTYASKPSGWLLLNRPVGVAADTDIQPGTRGCDAPQGSTCLRQVLLIGTPAIWWGGILALLYAVVAWVGARDWRFGIAVVGTASTWLPWLQYDDRPIFLFYAVVTLPFVVIALTLALGKLVGTAPPASPRRTAGVVAAGSFVVVVLLNFAWFWPIYTNGLLTHGEWLDRIWFSRWV